In the genome of Asterias amurensis chromosome 16, ASM3211899v1, one region contains:
- the LOC139948627 gene encoding lysosomal membrane ascorbate-dependent ferrireductase CYB561A3-like, whose translation MSGAFYPLVLASQVAVVTVLILAGYWTGHFLGGFAWDGSAQEFNLHPLLMILGLVFFYGDAILMYRIFRKENKTVVKIIHVLMQSFALICGGIALKAVFRFHNNAGIPNMYTLHSWIGLPTYIMFGLQYIGGFVSFLFPKLSERGRATMLPFHKYFGVALLGMVCATAISGINNKLFFALPNTSDTPYNSLPAQAHVGNFLGIAIIVYCLIVGFLVTFDEFKREEVINPEKLPLAQAEMKQFKTMDPTDTTGDQEEVK comes from the exons ATGTCAGGAGCTTTCTACCCCCTGGTCCTGGCCTCTCAGGTCGCCGTAGTCACCGTCCTGATTCTGGCCGGCTACTGGACAGGTCATTTCCTTGGAGGCTTTGCCTGGGATGGATCAGCGCAGGAGTTTAATCTCCACCCACTGCTGATGATTCTTGGGCTTGTCTTCTTCTACGGAGATG CCATCTTGATGTACCGAATCTTCCGCAAGGAGAACAAGACAGTGGTGAAAATAATCCATGTGTTGATGCAGTCCTTTGCACTCATCTGTGGAGGCATCGCCCTAAAGGCAGTGTTCCGCTTCCACAACAATGCAGGCATCCCTAACATGTACACGCTTCACAGTTGGATTGGTCTACCAACTTACATCATGTTCGGCTTACAG TATATAGGTGGATTTGTCTCATTTCTATTCCCCAAGCTGAGTGAGAGAGGAAGAGCCACCATGTTGCCCTTCCACAAGTATTTTGGAGTCGCCCTCCTAGGGATGGTTTGTGCCACAGCAATAAGTGGAATCAACAACAAGCTCTTCTTTGCTTTACC GAATACAAGTGATACTCCATACAACAGCCTCCCTGCACAAGCCCATGTTGGTAACTTCCTTGGCATTGCCATCATAGTATACTGCCTCATTGTTGGCTTCCTGGTCACCTTTGATGAGTTCAAGAGAGAGGAGGTCATTAACCCAGAAAAGCTACCCCTAGCCCAAGCAGAGATGAAACAGTTCAAGACAATGGATCCTACAGACACAACAGGTGATCAAGAGGAGGTCAAATAG